The genomic interval aaagtaaatccgttacgacttttagttgagtaaatatggcaattaagaaacactggctgtaCACGTTGACCCGATTTAAACTCGTAATGTCCACGTGTTATTGGAAAATCGTACACGCGTGTAGATTTTTTGAGAAGTTTATAGAGATGATATAGCGGACAATTGAAAATGAATAGTGGATATTTTACGGAACTTGGTGGGtttttttctaacatgtaaaatggatattaTACGCAAGTGTTGGGTTTTAATcagttactttttgaaaaatgttcatcccTTCAATAGCTGGTGATGGGATCCTAATTTACTAGTGATTTGGGCCAccgtgatttgatgcgctaacagtcttcgacctcgcacacaacaaattTAGCGGTCAttaatcaagtaattcatggctgtaattagtagtatctgtcctaaacaTTCGGGCATTCGATTCATGAATTTGTTgtgcacaatgagagggtcgcaatggggtttgttttcacattattaaacatgcattcgaaggtaacgacgtatgttaacctttgtgacaaatgagaTGTTTGGCCTGTTTCAACAACTCCACTTTTCCATCCCCAGGTTTAGTAATGTGTAATCTGcagagcgcgttcagccagagagtcgctTCAATTAGGAAACAATAATttaaacgtcagaggttatttctaaggtcacggagtatgattggccagcttgtaatgacaacagctttcaagGTCAatactcagtcaagtgtgacttacccatTCTAAGTGTTCCAAGAGATGGAACAATAAGTGAATACACAGTGCCAAGAATCTGAGTGACGTTATAGTCCGTTTATTAAACCAGAcagatgtttagaatcagacagaattattatgtcactttaaaaacatttgagataaattacaattcatacagctctaaggaatttgcaagtttataaaaattgatctgCGTTCCCTTTAtattgccatgttgcaataactattaggagtactcctgataatatttctcagtttaaatacatgtaccggttttatcttttaaaaggagaaaaaggagtaatgataattgctatttaagagaacaaaagtTATAACAATGcatatggctaaaattatgaaacctctaataaCTTATTCAGTCCatccactgtagtatagaagcacatagtaaataaaccgaaatggccattgccaaataaacttaaatgtccgggctaccagattaaaattttggtagaAGTACATTGTAATATGCTGTTAATGTATCGTTATGATACCTCCATGTTAACTATGAGAACTGCCATTTATCACGTTTATCTCTTTTTGAGAATAAAAGGTAGCAAAATGCCTAAAGGTAAACGTACACAATTCTTATGCATGTTCATATGCGTGAAGTTTTTTCTTTTGgcttttatgataaaattaaaataaggGACGATTGTATTACATTCCAACCATATTACATTTGTGAAGCTTGTTGATGAATCTGGTTTATTACAGACAGCCAAGGAGACAGGCTAATGTCGTAAGTCCACATTCAAGAGAAACTTTACTCTTTAAATTATTAAGTAAAACTTTACAACCCGTACTTTGTACCGTATGAATGATCCTTTTTTAGCTTTTGATGAATGCAATAATCTACATATTGTCTCTTACTACATTGCCTGACTTTTTATTCATGGCTGATGTTAATGGATTTGacaatttttatagaaataagaaataagtgTAAACAAAATAACCAGTATTTATCTAAATCTTCAATTTACTTTTACGTGAAACAGTGTCCCCTTGAAGTGTTTCAATTAATTAGAAACAGTCAACAATTAAACGAAGCAATTATTCCATCGACATTATGTCAAAACGCATACTGATCTATACCTCTATGCTATTCACTCAAATGATGTGAGCTATGAAAAGAAAAGACATACACTTTTCAAATGATTGAATTTATTTtccatatcaaataaaaaaatttcttcaCAGTACAACTACGATTGTCATGCTTATCCGATATAGAATTCTTCATACGAAGACTGTTGATCCAACATACTCCACAACATGGCATTAACTTGACACTTGCAGTCGTCAGTAGCTTGGAatttttaaagagaaatcaattatatttcaaacaaaatggaATAATACTTACCATAACATTGTTTTTCGGAACGTCGAAATCAAAATGTTAGTTTTCTTGGTATATTTTATAACTTACGGCAATGAATAAACGTATATTAATACATGAAATTATAATGTTAACGTTATTTCGATTGTTCACacgaaaatattcaaaacaaaggTACACGGTAgtgataatatatataaataaatccaTAATGCATTAATAGTATGTCttcaaaataactaaataaattaaacatttgctAAAGAAATTCATGATTAAGTATACAACTTCAGACCCGTTCAAATGTGTTGTGGTTGGCCTTTGTAATGTGATTTCAAAGCAACAAATATACTAGCTGTCATATAATTAAAAACACCTAGGCAAGTGAGTCATTTTATCTCTTCAGAATAGGCATCTTAGCAAAACATTGATCCATAAATAATTCAAGAAAGAAAGGTTGCATTagaaaatatgttcaaatttattttcaaataaaaggatTTCAACACTGATGATAAGACTGAAAATAACTTACGTTCTGGCCTTGGATCATGTACTGCCCTTCGATGTGTAGATTGTTGTCCGTGGGACTCCAGCAACATATGTGGTACATAATCATCACAGAAGGATGCAATTTTCGCTCCGGCAGTTGCGACTATTTCTGACCTCGTCATTGGCATTGGAGTAATCGTTTGGTTTACTATAGGTGGGTATTTCACAAGCTGACAAAACATACgcatatggcattaaaactaaaTTGATTTAAAGTTGAGAAATGCTGGCCTCAGCTTTGAGTTTCCATAAACTTGATTCATATATTGGATAATATTGATTTATAACCAtcaattaaatgtaaattcatatgTCTTCTTGAAAtgtccattgtttacatttggtAGTGAATCATTGAAAGTAAGATTTTTTAGCTGACGGGCAACCTAGAGTAGTCTTGTCATTTGATAGGCTTCTCCTACAAATAatactgccagggtagtaaagGCTGGAACTTGCaaaaatgaattaacatttaAAAGAGAATGTTTTTAATTGCATCAAAACTATTTTAACCAAATTCACACATGTAAATTCTGGATAATTTGTCGTGTTTTATTGTCACTAAATGCCTTTCAGTAAAATACTTCAGAACATCTTGGTTGTgagaaattttgtattattttatgattAGTTAATGTCCACCTGTCAGATGGCTTCGTGTAAAGGTAATTAGAAATgccttaaaaattcaaaattgggACATGGTCTGTCTACTAAATATCACGTACATAATCACACGACTACTTACCATACTTATGTATCACAgcatatcattttcagggaataCGTTCTAATTAAGAAAACATTAAAACGATAAATACATCATATAACATATGTTTTGGTATAGCTGATACATTTTATTGTATGAAATCAATGTTTGCTTTATCCATTCTACAATCTGTTGTGGGATTATGATCgtcatacggaaatgaaaatatatggttatttttattactactgtttttttttttaaaaagtctttcAAGACTTTACAATTTTTTGTCAGTTGAGGTGCGTATTAAACATCTTCAACATTCTTAGCAATCTATAACCAAAGAAAACAAATTCAAGGCAGTAAACACAGTTTGTTTTCAAAGCCTCATTTTCATTATTCATGAACGTTTAAACTTACCCTCTGATTAATATATGTTGGTTTCCAGTGTTTTATCGCAGAGATAAGGCATATACCATGGTCAACTAGTTTGGATGCAATATACCCctgtttaaacagaaaaaaaatacaattcacTTCTATAACCACGGATTTCTTGTTACCACTCACCTATGTCGTAATGCTTTATATCGGAGAAAGCAATAAAAGAACGAAACAatacat from Mercenaria mercenaria strain notata chromosome 2, MADL_Memer_1, whole genome shotgun sequence carries:
- the LOC128548787 gene encoding uncharacterized protein LOC128548787, whose product is MKFVSLLLCVTFAMAERGGILMPDGNILHFESVKNLEDNTEILTFGARNIPGHLNGIKLHDFNTGYIASKLVDHGICLISAIKHWKPTYINQRLVKYPPIVNQTITPMPMTRSEIVATAGAKIASFCDDYVPHMLLESHGQQSTHRRAVHDPRPEPTDDCKCQVNAMLWSMLDQQSSYEEFYIG